The following nucleotide sequence is from Trifolium pratense cultivar HEN17-A07 linkage group LG2, ARS_RC_1.1, whole genome shotgun sequence.
tcatataagttcttatgtaaaattatttttagaagCTATCTTAAAGAGATCATgtaaataagctaaaaacaacttatagacatgtcataagATGTTTCCATaaagtctcacaagtgcttatataAGTAGatagctcaaataagtcaatccaaacagataTCGAAGATGATACAAAAATTTATATCTTGCCTGGGAATACAGTGTAAGGTTGGATCCATTTGGAGGAATAAATGCCTTAAGCAAATAGTCAGTACCCCATCTGATGATATCCTTGACATGATCCAGCTCATCAATATCAGCATATTTAGTTTGATATTCCATTGCAGACCAACTCAACAAGGTCATAGTATAAGCTGTGGTGAATGTAAACTTAATGTTGTTGCCTGAATCATAATATCCACCAATAAGATTAGTCTTTTCTGAATTGCCATCTTTTAATCCTGAGTCTCCCCTATATTTCACTGGACTGTTCTTTGGATAATTCCCAGCTGCAacatagtaaaaaataaaattaaaatcacctTGTTCAATTACTGACACAGacacatactccctccgtcccaaaatataagcaaaagttggtgaacaaaagtaaatgtatttggtccaaatctttaaccaaatacattaagtttctttgactcatttttgctttatattttgggacggagggagtacatcaaacacgacactgacacagTGTTTGCAACACAGAAAAGTTATGAAGCACTAACACAGACACCGAACACGACACCAATGATAATTCtagaaaatgaaattgattgaatgtaaccacatgtGTCGTGCCAGTGTATAAGTTGTGTTGTCGGACACTGACATGTGTTAGACACCAGACACGTCTTTAATCCGAAGTGACATTGATACATAGAAAAGAAGTAGTACATTTTTGGGCATCATAAAATGTTAGTGCTTGATTTATTGCCAACTTGAGATTGATTGAAGAGTCTTGATGGTTGTGCTTCAGAGGTAAAAAGTGCACCAGCAAAGCTACTGCTATGATAGCAAAAATTATTGCTactgtaacaaaaataaaaatatggaagTGTTTCTTATCGGTGATGACAAGATTGCAGTCAACAGATTTTGGATATTGGGAAGGGAGGGATTCATAGGAAGCAGAAGACTTAGGAGTAAGGCTGAAATCAAGTGCTATGGCGTTCCAGCGACTCGATGAAGGGAGAAGACGACCAGCTTCGGAAACTGTATGCATATATGTCACATGATTCTTCTCTAACTCTTTTGTTGGTGGCATGATTGTTGTACTCTAGAAGTGTTTGATACTATGCATATATTTGGTTCATGTAAGCAAACTATTATTTGATAAAACAaggtatattttgattatgaaaTTGATGTTACacataatttttgttgttagtTATTATGTGCTAAATTTGAATAGGGATGATATTCCAAAGTATGTGGTTTGTCTTGTCATTGCCGTCCAAATTGGAGCTTTACATGGAGTGCATAAATGTAAGTtatcatacaaaaaaaaaaaggcaaaaagaATCTTTATAACTGCCAAACTTGTATTCTTGTGTTGTAATAACTACTAATAGTTAAGTTCAATCTTTGCATAAGCTTGGTCAGGAATCAGGATATTATATTACAATAGCAGGAATTTAACatgtcttttgttttttgttacaTGTATTGAAGTGCTGACTACCAAGCTACTGTAGTTCCTTTACATTGAACTATTTTAATCGAGTAAATTATCAATTTGGCACTTGAATTTGTAACACACCCTCAAATATCAAATAGTTCTTTGACTTTACAAATATCTCAAAAGGCCTATAACTTTATTAATCTGTCAAGTtcgtttttgtatttttttcatttattatcaattaagttcctattttaataatttatttactatCAATTTCGTTCCTAACCTACATTCAAAATGACTAATATGAATGAAATTTAAGACactttttgaaatattcataaacTCAAGATTTATTTGAGTGTTTTTTTGCTtgcaccaccagtttaatctggtttgggggtcagttctCGCATCAATTGATTTCAGCTTTCTCCCAATCATAGTTGCGTGGAATTGAACTGTGATCCTTCTTATCAAATCCGGCACCAATCAACACtagaccaactaacgattggttggTTATTTGAGagttaattttgttaaaaaaacatAGATCTCTGGTTTTTCAAACACAAGTCAACAACAACACACGTAACTTATACAAAATTCCACAGAAAGATTGAACATATCCTACATTCATATAGTAAAAACACAGgtcaaatttgtatttttttccgAACATCAATAGAttttaccaatcgttagttggtttagtggtgattgacgcttaacttgatagggaggatcacggttcgatcctcaCAACTGCAATCGgaagggggctgaaaccacttgatgccagaactgatccCCGAACAAAATTAAACTGgcggtgaaaacaaaaaaaaatatagtgaaaacACAGGTCAACAATAAAAAACTTGACACAAAACTTACACTAATAGAAATGGCACAACTAAATCTCAACTACTTAACACAAAAATCCAAATACTCTCATAAAAGCAACAATCTACAAATAAATGTTGTCAAGTTTTATCAATGTTAACACCCATCATGTAGGGACATTTGAAGTGATGTGATTCACACACATACGGTCACTATTTGAGTGCAGGTTAATTTGAGCCGTTGaattttattaatgtatttatatatatttgatcaaaGTTTAATTCAATGACTCCAATATAATGACTGCACCGGTCTTTGACTGCATGGGATCCTGGTCCCACACATACCACATAATCAATAAACACAAATTATTGCTAGATActacttaatttttatacccaatttttttcatcttcttcttttttaacAATTTATGCATATATGCTAATATCACAAGAAttgttattatgtttattttcagTTATTTGGCTCAGGTTTGTGGATATGTTGGGATTTATTATAGCTCATCAACACTTGCTACAGCTATGCGTAATCTTGTTCCTGGTTTTACCTTCATTCTTGCTGTTCTTTTTAGGTTTATATCCTAACTAACACTTTATTCAATAATGGTTTCATTTTCTTCTGTTTTGCATTTAAGGCATTGTCATGCTATTACTGTCATGTTGGGTTGGGTTCATTCATAGtataaaactatatatatatggcttCAAGCGGGATGGTTGAATTAGAGAGTGGATCAGATGGAGGGTGATCAAATCACTAGAGTCAGACCAAGACCTAGAAAAACTATAAGAGAAACTATTAAGGCTTTGTTTAGTAAGGTTGGATtttgaacttatagcttataagctcatatgacCAAAAAAGACATGTTTGGTACACGTTTTTCAAagagagcttatagcttattttactagcttatagtttaatTTTCAAATGCTATTTCAAGTGAGATAAGTTTGTGTGTCTTTATTAAATATAATACCATCACAAAATATGCACTTTAATTAGTTCATTTTAGAGAAGAAGATGACATATTTGTTCTCTCAATCAGTTTTTTCACTGCTGTAGAACTATCTAAACTCATCTCACTTTGTGGTTTCAGAATGGAACAATTAGATTGGAGAAGCTCTAGCAGCTTAGCTAAATCATTGGGAACAATAGTATCAATTGCTGGTGCtttaattgcaattttataCAAGGGTGCTGCAATTCTGAAGGTACTGTCGCCTGCAAACTTATCTCAGCAGCCACTTTCCTCACAAGATTTTAATTGGATACTCGGAGGATTATTTCTTGCCGCTGATTGTGTGATGGCTTCACCATTTACTATAATACAGGTGCAATTAACAATAGTACAGATTTCATGATCTTCAATTTCTACTTGCATTACATGGCACCATTACTTTGTGTTAAGTTCATCATAATTGGCTATCTTTCAGGCTACTGTTCTTAAGAAATATCCAGCAGAGTTGATTTTTGTAttcttttattgtttctttGTTGCCATTCTCTCTGGTGTCACCTGTTTGATTATGGAAAGAGACATCGGTGCTTGGAGCTTGGAACCCAAGCTAAGGTTGCTATCAGTTTTATACTCGGTAATCAAAATGTATTTTTGGATTGAAGTAGCTATGCATTATCTTTGTCTTTAAGTCTGAAACTTCACATTTCCAGGGAATCTTTGGTTCTGTAGTTCACGTTGGTGTTACTGCTTGGTGTTTGCGCCAGACAGGACCTGTTTTTGTTTCCATGTTCAAGCCCATAGGAATTGTCATATCGGTGGTTATAGGCGTTGTCTTCCTCAGTGATGCATTCTATCTTGGAAGGTTGGTTGTGTGCCTCTCCTTTCGATTGTGTTTGGTGTTAGTGTTACCGTTGAGTTTATTTATCTAAACACAAATTTTAATGTTTTCTTTCAATGCAGTTTGATTGGTGCTACTGCTATTGTTATTGGGTTTTATTCTGTATTGTGGGGTAAATCCAAAGATATTGAAGCCACAAGCTTGGAATCAAGCGGCAACCAGACCCCCCTTTTGAAGGAAAACATCACTCAAGACATATAGTAGGGTGGCATGATTGTAGTACTATAGAAGTGTTGATACTATACATATATTTGTTTCATGTAAGCAAACTTTTATTTGATAGAACAAGGTGTATCTTGATTAAGAAATTCATGTTacacataattttttgttagaatCCTTATAACTGCTAAACTTGTATTCTTGTGTTGTAATAATAGCAGAATTTGTTTGCCTAAGTAGATGAGATCAAAATTCATGTATTGAACATGTCTTCTGTGAGGCAAACATACTGAAGTGCTGACTGCCTAGCCAACATTGGCCACCGTAGTTCCTTACTGTCCTTAGAATTTGGGTGTCGGCCGAAAATGATGCAATAGTACAGCAAATCAAAAtgcaaagaacaaaaaaaataacatgcaGTAGTACACTCTACTATATTAGTATATTCAAATAAAGACCACAGAAAGATTGAATAAGGTCCACAACACTATTTAGAATGACATAACTAACACCCAACTAAGTGACTAACTTAACACATGATTCCAAATGCTTCAAAACACACAAACAACCTACAGTAAATGTTTTCAAGTTTCATTAGTCCACCAAAATTCACCCCCTTCAACCTGACTAAACAATATGTCAGCAACCAAAACATCTTTATCTACAATCAAACTATCATATAGTAGggttttttttacatatataataacATCATATAGATGTTAGATTTTTGtgttaaggaaaaaaaatggtgTGAACCTCGTATAGTAATTCCAAGAGCCAAATGTGATGGTTCAATTGTTAatctataatatttataatggCCGAATAAAATCAATAGGCAATGGTTCAATTGGTAAGAAGTTGACTTATATCTCCAAAGAAAGTAAACATCATTTGTAAGTAATGATATGTGACTAGTGAGTTTTAGCCTTTTAGGAATTAGCTAGGAACCCAATTCCcctgaaatttttgaattttttttttaaataataatttttgaatttttttaaaaataataatggtttttttttaacggcTACTTATATTAGAAtaatggcttaaatgcagttttacccccctgttttgattaaatcggaattttaccctccTGTTtaaaaacgcggacttttaccccctgttttataattttttgggttttgccccccctaaaattctgcttttgagtcacaacttcaaaacttcgcacacaactcaatttggatcaataattcaccaaacggatatcgaaatgaccgtaatcgagttatctttccacagaatcaaaactcactaaatttggagttacaaagagagattaattaccgttttagtgaagataTTACAACACAAGAATAATTTTTAGGGGATTTCAAAGTAATTTAACCCACACCATATGAATAAACACCGAATTGGCTGCCAGATACACTAATTGGACACTTTcttattcattttcttttgtttctttttggcTTTTGGCAATCATCATACATTGCAACTTTGCAACACTAAATCGTTGACCGAATGAAGAAGACAATTTCTATTTCgatttgaaacaaataaaaaacacttTGAGAGTGAAGAAAAACTGAAGCAGAAGCAGAGGCAGAAGCAGAGGATAGTGTAAAAATGGGGAAAGTAACCGTTCCATTTATAGGGATGATAATTGCAGAGATTGTTCAAGTTGCTTTAATCATATTAAGCAAACAAGTTATGTCACAAGGAATGACAAGTTTCATATTCATTTTCTATTCAAATTCAATCgctgctcttgttcttcttccttcttcattCTTCATCCATAGATTTCAACGTCCTCCACTCACTTTTTCAAATCTTTCTGGTTTCTTCATACTTGGATTACTCGGGCAAgttcattcttttttcttttttctttttttcacaatttgtttatttattattattattattattattattattattattattattattattattattattattattattattattattattattattattattattattattattattattattattattattattattattattattattattattattattattattattattattattattattattattattattattattattattattattattattattattattattattattattattattattattattattattattattattattattattattattattattattattattattattattattattattattattattattattattattattattattattattattattattattattattattattattattattattattattattattattattattattattattattattattattattattattattattattattattattattattattattattattattattattattattattattattattattattattattattattattattattattattattattattattattattattattattattattattattattattattattattattattattattattattattattattattattattattattattattattattattattattattattattattattattattattattattattattattattattattattattattattattattattattattattattgttatgcTTATATATGCTAATATAACTTATGTTTATTTTCAGTTATTTGGCGCAGGTTTTTGGATATGCTGGGATTAATTACAGCTCATCAACACTTGCTACAGCTATGCTTAATCTTATTCCTGGTTTTACCTTCATCCTTGCTGTTCTTTTTAGGTTTATATTCTAACTATATAAAGTAAATCATTTTCATGTAATTAATCATTTTATGTCTATATAAAGTTTAAGCTTATGGAACCTTATGTTTGGCTAAACAgattatttgcagcttatagcataaatgcttatgtataagttatttctatagaaaaatatgaaataaagtAAATGATTTTCGTgtaagctataagctgtttcCAATAAGCTATCTTAgggaacttatgaaaataagttgaaaatagcttatgaacaCTGTCATAAGTGGTTATCATAAGTCTTTATCCTTGAGGTTTGTCTCTGAGTGATGGATACACAGAAAACTCATGTAATTTGCAAGGGTAAACTGGCATACAACGTCGACAAATCTCCGTCATTTGCTTGGATTTTCAAGTTATCCAGTTTTGCAATGAAACTGAGTTAAATTATCTTGTTTCATTTTGAAGAGAACTAAACTGAAAAAATAATGTCACCATTTTTAAGTTCATGTTAGAGCTCTCAATCAGTTTTTCACTGCATTAGATCTGTCTAAACTCATCTCACTCTGTGGTTTCAGAATGGAACAATTAGATTGGAAAAGCTCTAGCAGCTTAGCTAAATCATTGGGAACAATAGTATCTATTGCTGGTGCTTTTATTGCAACTTTATACAAGGGTGCTGCAATTCTGAAGGGACCGTCACCTACAAACTCATCTCAGCAACCACTTTTCTCACAAGATTTTAGTTGGATACTCGGAGGATTATTTCTTTCAGCTGATTGTGTGGTTGCTGCAGCATTTCTTATAGTACAGGTAAAATTAACAAGCAACCGTAGAGATTTCATGATCTTCAATTTCTACTTGCATTGCATGGCACCGTTACTTTGTGTTAAGTTCATTATAATTGGCTATCTTTCAGGCTTCTATTCTTAAGAAATATCCAGCAGGGTTGATTGTTGTATTCTTTTACTGTTTTTTTGTGGCCATTCTATCTGCTGTGACCTGTTTGGCTGTGGAAAGAGATATCAGTGCTTGGAGCTTGGAACCCAAGCTAAGGTTGCTGTCAGTTTTATACTCGGTAATCAAAATGTATTTTTTGGATTGAAGTACAAGTTACAGATAGTATTAGTAATTATGGATTATCTGTCTTTAAATCTGAAAATTCACTTGTAAACATTTCTAGGGAATCTTTGGTTCAGCAGTTCAAGTTGGTATTACTACTTGGTGTTTGCACCAGACCGGACCTGTTTTTGTTTCCATGTTCAAGCCCATAGGAATTGTCATATCGGTGGTTATAGGCGTTGTCTTCCTTGGCGATGCATTCTATCTTGGAAGGTGAGTTGTGTGCCTCTCCTTTCGACTGTGTTTGGTGTTACCGTTGAGTTTATTTATCTAAACACAAATTTTAAtgttttctttcaaatttcGATGCAGTTTGATTGGTGCTACTGTGATTGTTATTGGATTTTATTCTGTATTGTGGGGGAAATCCAAAGATATTGAAGCCAGAAACTTGGAATCAAGCGGCAACCAGACCCCCCTTTTGAAGGAAAACATCAGTGAAGAGATATGAAGGTTTTTTGTTCACTTAAAAGGATGCTCCGATTCATTCTTCCAGAAAATTAGTCAGTTTCAATTGTTTTGCTCGGAGTAAGGGAGATAACTTTGACTCTGAGAAGTATATAGTTTTTCTCTTTCAATGGCGCATGGATAGTTTCCCGATGAAAGCTACCAGTCAAATCATCAAGGATTATTTGTATTTAAATAGTTTTTTGAACATGATTTATAATAGAACATAATAGTGTCAGTTGATTCATATAGCCCACCATCCAACCCTATCTAGTGATAAAAGTCTTCGATTGTTGTTATTTGTCAGAAAAACTTCGAAGATTGGTGATCAGTGAtcacctatatatatatactagtttGAAGATGTTAGACTTCACTAGGAAGATAAAGATGTCAACCTTGTGAGTTGTAAACCtgttttttgtttatgaaaTCTTTGCAGAAAAAACTACTGTTGTAATATACTATGTAAGATATGTACAAACACTGTTTGATTACAATTTTCTATCCAATGGTTTGCAGAGGAAGATAACAGcactaaataaaatgaaagttcTCCAATACAGTGAACGATTTCGGTTTGGTTTGTAGCTTTGAGATTCTTCGAAGGAATAAGACATGCACTGCAAACATGGGAATGGACCTTTTTTCACTGCCTAGAAAGAAGAATTGgattttctttcttcttaattGTGATAACACTTGAATCCTATCCTCAGTTGAGGATTTCCatgaaaaaatattacatgTGGTTATAATCAGAGTTTTTAAAAAGGTTTGCAGCTACCATTTGAGCCACAATAAAGTTTTTATGTCTACGCGATTGCAACACAACCGTGATATAGATTCCATGAGTTGTATTTGATCACCATTTTCTGCAATATTAAAGATCGCAACCGCAATCTTGCTTAACAACTAACAAGGTACCTATTGACTGTGTTGGTATTTGTAAGAGGACAATTTGATGATCAAAATGTAGCTCCTATCTTTTTGACCAAGTATGAATGaactttattattatgatgataTAAGAAAGTAAACTCCTTATTTGGCCATGACATTGAACATTTGATATTGAAGGAGTGCTTGCTTAGGTGTGTAGATTGTGATGGTTCCAACTTGCAATTATCTGGATAAAGGGGGATAATGTTGTATCAAAATTATGCTAAAACACTAACTTTAGAATTTTGAGTTATTTTGCTTTGACATATCcacaaattatattttagattatCCCCACTTTTCTATTTCATGCCAAAGAAACTTGCCAATTTCttgttttaaaattgttttctaGCTAGTCATTGAAGAATGAGTTCTGACTTGCATTGAGGATGCAAAGATAAGTCTTTTTCCACCTATAAAATGTCAATTATATAGTAATCATCATGATTATTATAAGTCAAATACTAATTTTAAGATTATGTAAATGATTTGTTTATCTCAAGAAAAAAGTCCCAAGTGTGTATTCTACTAATCTTAAAACATCATTAATATCATTGTAgtatattcataaaaaattagaatgtattatgtttttttatatagttaCAACTCATCATTACAAAACCGATTTGTAAAATGAAGAGTATTGATCATCATACTCATTTTACAAATCGGTTTTACTCTTCATTCATACGTGGATATAATGATGGTTGGCATCGTATTACGTTTTCGTATAAAACTGACTTGTAAAATAAGGTGTCACTATCTATAAATTCATGTAAAAATGTTACACATTATCTCTCTATTTTATGGAAGACCTTGAGTTTTTCCCAATAGCATGGACAAATATATGGAAGTTgtaatgtattttttaaaagaaaatgtgTTATTTTTACATTTGGATCCACTATTATAGAATTGCATGCTTTAAATTTGGTTCTTATTTACTTTTTACATGATGATTCTTCTTACTGGTCGCTGTgtaacttttcttttttgaattatCAATTTCCCTAATTAACTCAATAATATACTACTTTGACCACtttctaaaatattaaaaagaataTCAACACTTTAGTGCTAGCACATTGTGGATATAAATGTTTAAAAAGAAATTGTGAGGCAGTCCAATACTCTAAACTGAAaatttctgttttgtttttgtcaatcttggattaaagaaaataaattttagtctTCCTCTGTCTGAAAAACCTTTCAAATTGTGAaggaacaaaaacaacaaatgtTATGGGCTTAATTTGTTAGTTTACTTTCCCTAATCTATTGACTCTGTGTCTGCCTAATCACACATTAGGCTTGCTTAACCAATAGGCCCACCAATTCAAATTtcagatgttttctctccccacccccatgaatcttttatccccctgaatttccaattttgcccttgaaaaaacttcggttcgtagaaaccgaagtttttttttgccttgaaaacaaatttcggtttctaaaaaccaaaatttactctgaatttgcactagaaaaaattcggtttctgcgaaccgaatttttctgcaagggcaaaattggaatattggggggtataaaaaaaatcaaccaaGTTGAGTTTGATCCATCACCATTTTGACAACTAAGaagattcaaaacaaaaatgaaaaagattcCACTAAAAAACACTAATTTTCTTAAGATTCCAATCTAGTCTTTCTTAATTACACGCAAATAGGCCTGAgcatcggtcggtttcggtcgggttcggaccgaaaatcactaaatcgataaaaaccgcaaccatttaatttggacccaatTCCGACCGTCTATATCTTCGGTTTGTTCGGGTTCGGGTCATACGGGTGGCGGGTTGAACGGGTCGGTTATTACGGGTTATAtcgaaactttgtttacatctaaaactcatccattctccaaaaattcctaattttcgaatagtttaatacctcgtcacaatgcaacaaaagatagacgaagtaaattaaaaaacaaagagggttagatgcagttactttctttcaatatgtagatctaaacacaataaaatatcaagtagaagagacgtagaaattaaaatagatctagaatatatatattagaatatttttcacaccttcttcatcaccatattattaattataagctttgtaaaatataacatttttatcttatatcaaagatggataaaaataacaaagagaagagtatatgagattgagagggagagaagtaaaaaaattaatttgcatctaatggttgttcggtcggtttcggttatGGAGAGATTGAATTTTAGAGACCCGCACCCGCCCGTATGCAACCGTTCATGCCCGATTTTTCGCAATTTGTTGACCCGAGACCCGACCTGCACCCGACCGAATGCTTCAATATGTTGTCGGTTATATCGGTTTTGAGTCGGGTCTCGGGTTCATGCTCACCCCTACACGCAAATGGGTAGGTAATAATTAAATTAGTAAcgccaaaaaaatcaaataatggtGGGGGCACAAACAATGTGTACCACTAAACCATTCACAAACATACTAAAATGCTTAAAGTTATTGGTCCTTGATGATTCATTTCTTATTCTATGGTAACTTAACCAcactatatatacatataataaccCAAAGAATAACCAACAAATAAATAGAGAACATGTGCATAAgatctaaaaaaacaaaaaattaaaccaaGACATTAGATTCAAGTGTTTAATGAGCTCCTCTTAGAACGAATCATTCAGGAAAATCCGAATTTAATATCTACTAGAAACAATTTTTACCGACTTTACTTATTTTGCAGCCGAACTCTGAGTTATTGAGACTTTTTCCCCTGTGCCAAAGAGTTaatgaata
It contains:
- the LOC123909325 gene encoding WAT1-related protein At3g28050-like isoform X1; the protein is MFIFSYLAQVCGYVGIYYSSSTLATAMRNLVPGFTFILAVLFRMEQLDWRSSSSLAKSLGTIVSIAGALIAILYKGAAILKVLSPANLSQQPLSSQDFNWILGGLFLAADCVMASPFTIIQATVLKKYPAELIFVFFYCFFVAILSGVTCLIMERDIGAWSLEPKLRLLSVLYSGIFGSVVHVGVTAWCLRQTGPVFVSMFKPIGIVISVVIGVVFLSDAFYLGSLIGATAIVIGFYSVLWGKSKDIEATSLESSGNQTPLLKENITQDI
- the LOC123909325 gene encoding WAT1-related protein At3g28050-like isoform X2 is translated as MLGFIIAHQHLLQLCVILFLVLPSFLLFFLDWRSSSSLAKSLGTIVSIAGALIAILYKGAAILKVLSPANLSQQPLSSQDFNWILGGLFLAADCVMASPFTIIQATVLKKYPAELIFVFFYCFFVAILSGVTCLIMERDIGAWSLEPKLRLLSVLYSGIFGSVVHVGVTAWCLRQTGPVFVSMFKPIGIVISVVIGVVFLSDAFYLGSLIGATAIVIGFYSVLWGKSKDIEATSLESSGNQTPLLKENITQDI
- the LOC123909325 gene encoding WAT1-related protein At5g40230-like isoform X3 yields the protein MEQLDWRSSSSLAKSLGTIVSIAGALIAILYKGAAILKVLSPANLSQQPLSSQDFNWILGGLFLAADCVMASPFTIIQATVLKKYPAELIFVFFYCFFVAILSGVTCLIMERDIGAWSLEPKLRLLSVLYSGIFGSVVHVGVTAWCLRQTGPVFVSMFKPIGIVISVVIGVVFLSDAFYLGSLIGATAIVIGFYSVLWGKSKDIEATSLESSGNQTPLLKENITQDI
- the LOC123909326 gene encoding WAT1-related protein At3g28050-like is translated as MGKVTVPFIGMIIAEIVQVALIILSKQVMSQGMTSFIFIFYSNSIAALVLLPSSFFIHRFQRPPLTFSNLSGFFILGLLGYLAQVFGYAGINYSSSTLATAMLNLIPGFTFILAVLFRMEQLDWKSSSSLAKSLGTIVSIAGAFIATLYKGAAILKGPSPTNSSQQPLFSQDFSWILGGLFLSADCVVAAAFLIVQASILKKYPAGLIVVFFYCFFVAILSAVTCLAVERDISAWSLEPKLRLLSVLYSGIFGSAVQVGITTWCLHQTGPVFVSMFKPIGIVISVVIGVVFLGDAFYLGSLIGATVIVIGFYSVLWGKSKDIEARNLESSGNQTPLLKENISEEI